GCGATTTCATTGGCGTCGTATGCCGCGGTGTACACGGCGTACACCGGCATCGAGACGACCGGCGATGATCTGGTCAAGGCGGGCGAGCGCGTTTACAATCTCGAACGCTATTACAACAACCTTGCCGGTTTGGGCGCTGGTTCCGACCAACTCCCCGAGCGCTTTACCAAAGAACCTTCGACGATGAAAGGTTCCAAGGGGCAAGTGTGCGAGCTAGATTTGATGCTCGACGAGTACTACAAAGCGCGCGGTTGGGTCAACGGCGTAGTGCCGGAAACCAAGTTGAAGGAACTGGGAATTCTGTAAGCACGAAGAATGGGGCGACTGCCTGCGCGGTCGCCCCATTAACGTTTGGGACCAGGTAGCGCGCAATTTTTTCGCGCGTTTTTGTCTAGTCGCGTAGACTGGCGAGGAAGCAGACGATGATTCGGTCCACCTCAGATTTCATCGCGTACTTGGCGAGCATCCGTAAACGCACGCTCAACTACGCGCGGCTTGTGCCGGCGGCTCGCCTCGACTGGTCGCCGCAGGCGGGCGAGTTCACCTGCGCGGATATTTTGCGTCACATTGCTGCGGGCGAAAGGATGTTTGTTGGCGTCGTGACGCAGAACCGGTGGAAGTACGACGGACATCGCGGCGAGCAGAAAAGTGTGGAAGAACTCATCGCGTATCTCGAGCATATTCACGGCGAAGCGATGGAGGCGTTGCGCGCGCTGCCCGATGGGGAACTCGATCAAATGCGCGCGCCGCTGGAGGGCAACGCGCAGGTGAAAGCCTGGCGTTGGCTTATGGCAATGACCGAACACGAGATCCATCATCGCAGTCAGTTGGCAATGTATTTATTATTGATGGGCATTACCCCGCCGCACATCTATGGCTTGGGTGTGGAAGATTTACTTGCCAGGGCGACAGAGTGAAGGCGCGGAACAGAGCAGAGCAAGTTACCAATTTGCCTCACGCGTCGGATGTCCCTGCGAAGCGGAAGCAGACAGAAACTGGTTCAACCAATGGTTAAGGAAAAAATACCTATCCAAAATTGACACCTGCTAAAGAGACGATATAATCAAATTGTAGAGCACTCTGCGAAGGACTTGGGTTTTCCAAACACGCGCCGAGTTCGATTGTGCGCGTGTCTTTTTAGTTTCGTCGAAATAAATTCCTCCGTCGGAGTAGTACCCTTCCAAGCGCGACAGAGTTTTGAAATTCGCGCCCAACCCCGAAAGAATTCGGCTGGCAAACGCATCAACCCAATTAGGTTCCCGGCTGTTTTGAAGAATGGACAGGTCCGGATCGGTAAAGCGCCGTGCGCGTGACCGCGTATCGCGCCATCCACTCCGTTCATGATGAGGGCATTAATGCAACAGGGCACGCCAGAAAATAATGGCGAGCGAATCACGGCGCTTCCGGTAGTCTCATCGCGCGACGCGCTCTATCGCGATGTGTTCGATGCCGCGCCGTTCGGCTATGTCCTGACCAACCTGGCTGGGATCATCCAGGAGACGAATCGCGCCGCGGCATTGATGCTGGGTGTGCGTCAAGACGCATTGACGGGTAAACCGCTGGTGGATTTCGTCGCGGAGGAGGGGACCGAACGTCTAACGTTTAACGCATGTTTGGCGCGGTTACAAGCCGGGCAAACCAACGAAGCGTGGGCGGTACGGTTGCGGTCTGCCGAGGGCGGGTCGTTCTACGCGGCGGCGAATGTGTCCACGTTGCCCGACGCGCGCGCGACCGATGGAACGCCAAGGTTGTGCTGGGTTCTGCGCGACATTACGCGACCCAAACGAACCGAGGGTATGCTGTGGCAAAGCGAGCAACAACTGCGCGGCATCTTCGAGAACTCGGCGGATGGAATTAGTTTGGTG
This genomic window from Chloroflexota bacterium contains:
- a CDS encoding DinB family protein is translated as MIRSTSDFIAYLASIRKRTLNYARLVPAARLDWSPQAGEFTCADILRHIAAGERMFVGVVTQNRWKYDGHRGEQKSVEELIAYLEHIHGEAMEALRALPDGELDQMRAPLEGNAQVKAWRWLMAMTEHEIHHRSQLAMYLLLMGITPPHIYGLGVEDLLARATE